In Aegilops tauschii subsp. strangulata cultivar AL8/78 chromosome 3, Aet v6.0, whole genome shotgun sequence, one genomic interval encodes:
- the LOC109778004 gene encoding uncharacterized protein has translation MKLLVDTQARRVLFAEASKDVVDFLFSLLALPVGTAVKLLGKESMVGCVGSLYGSVEKLDGTYVQPGAAKDALLHPSVLSPAVSSKSSLLGLPAPPSPQAKTFYRCSKQCICYSGGYGSSQQARCNSCRTYMTESCGTYCPSCNNQMTTPLTVVPSAGSEGPVAETAVGMSGKGFAQGIVTYTVMDDLTVTPMSSISSITLLNTFAVRDLSALQEKTVSSSAMTRVWRF, from the exons ATGAAGCTCCTGGTGGACACCCAGGCCCGGCGCGTGCTGTTCGCGGAGGCGAGCAAGGACGTGGTGGACTTCCTCTTCTCCCTCCTCGCGCTGCCCGTCGGCACCGCCGTCAAGCTGCTGGGGAAGGAGTCCATGGTCGGCTGCGTCGGCAGCCTCTACGGCAGCGTGGAGAAGCTCGACGGCACCTACGTCCAGCCCGGCGCCGCCAAGGACGCGCTGCTCCACCCCTCTGTCCTCTCGCCGGCGGTAAGTAGCAAGAGCTCCCTCCTAGGCTTGCCGGCGCCGCCGTCCCCACAGGCGAAGACGTTCTACAGATGCAGCAAGCAGTGCATCTGCTACAGCGGCGGATATGGCAGCAGCCAGCAGGCTAGATGCAACAGCTGCCGGACTTACATGACGGAGAGTTGCGGTACCTACTGTCCGTCATGTAACAACCAGATGACCACGCCCTTGACGGTCGTGCCGTCGGCCGGGTCCGAAGGTCCGGTGGCGGAGACGGCGGTGGGCATGAGCGGGAAGGGGTTCGCGCAGGGCATCGTGACGTACACGGTGATGGACGATCTCACCGTGACGCCCATGTCCTCCATCTCCAGCATCACCCTGCTCAACACATTCGCCGTCAGGGACCTCAGCGCGCTCCAGGAGAAGACCGTGTCCAGCTCGGCTATGACCAG GGTCTGGAGATTCTGA
- the LOC109777984 gene encoding lecithin-cholesterol acyltransferase-like 1 — protein MAIPLLLAQLLLAVALAAVQAAPGLHPVVLVPGYGTNELDARLTELYQPSSPGCGARKGEGWFRLYLNYSALQDSANVPCFAEQMSSVYDPAADDYSNVAGVETRVPFFGSTQAFRYPDPDRKNFSYMSTFVERLEKMGYRDGETMFGAPYDFRYAVAPVGRPSSVGDAFFRALKGLVERASGLNGGRPVVIATHSFGGQLAHQFLVRQTRAWRHQFVRRFVPIAASWGGVVLGMLTLVSGNNMGLPFVEPRALLRQGRSLQSSLWILPSPAAFGTATPLATTKSRNYSAGDVADYLVAIGFGEAVGPYESRVLPLFGGELPHPGVPVTSVIGVGVGTPERIDYPGDDFDATPSVVAGDGDGVVNLASLVAVQTPWSRHGGDFRMVKVSNMSHNDLLVDDRALDIIIREIQRAD, from the exons ATGGCCATCCCGTTGCTTCTTGCCCAGTTACTACTGGCAGTGGCACTAGCAGCGGTGCAAGCGGCGCCGGGCTTGCACCCCGTGGTCCTGGTGCCGGGCTACGGCACCAACGAGCTGGACGCGCGGCTCACCGAGCTCTACCAGCCGTCGTCGCCGGGCTGCGGGGCGCGCAAGGGGGAGGGGTGGTTCCGCCTCTACCTCAACTACTCCGCCCTCCAGGACTCCGCCAACGTGCCGTGCTTCGCGGAGCAGATGAGCTCCGTGTACGACCCCGCCGCCGACGACTACTCCAACGTCGCCGGAGTGGAGACGCGCGTCCCCTTCTTCGGCTCCACCCAAGCCTTCCGCTACCCCGATCCAGATCGCAA GAACTTCTCCTACATGAGCACGTTCGTGGAGAGGTTGGAGAAGATGGGGTACCGCGACGGCGAGACCATGTTCGGCGCGCCCTACGACTTCCGGTACGCCGTCGCGCCGGTGGGGCGCCCGTCCAGCGTCGGCGacgccttcttccgggcgctcaAGGGCCTCGTCGAGAGGGCGagcgggctcaacggcggcaggcCGGTGGTGATCGCCACCCACAGCTTCGGCGGCCAGCTGGCGCACCAGTTCCTCGTCCGCCAGACGCGGGCCTGGCGCCATCAGTTCGTGCGGCGCTTCGTACCCATCGCCGCCTCGTGGGGTGGCGTCGTCCTGGGGATGCTGACGCTCGTCTCCGGGAACAACATGGGCCTGCCGTTCGTGGAGCCGCGCGCGCTGCTGCGGCAGGGCAGGAGCCTGCAGAGCAGCCTGTGGATACTGCCCAGCCCGGCCGCCTTCGGCACCGCGACGCCATTGGCGACAACCAAGAGCAGGAACTACTCGGCCGGCGACGTGGCGGACTACCTCGTCGCCATTGGGTTCGGCGAGGCCGTCGGGCCGTACGAGTCCCGCGTGCTGCCGCTGTTCGGCGGGGAGCTGCCGCATCCCGGGGTGCCGGTGACCTCCGTCATCGGGGTCGGGGTGGGGACGCCGGAAAGGATAGACTACCCCGGGGATGACTTCGACGCGACGCCGTCCGTGGTCGCCGGGGATGGCGACGGGGTGGTGAACCTGGCGAGCCTCGTGGCGGTGCAGACGCCGTGGAGCCGCCATGGCGGGGATTTTAGGATGGTCAAGGTGTCCAACATGTCGCATAATGACCTTCTGGTGGATGATCGAGCGCTCGATATCATCATCCGAGAGATTCAACGGGCTGATTAG
- the LOC109777973 gene encoding uncharacterized protein encodes MATVRLLLRSASALLPRRSPLHSSRFQPRAAMASDAASQFHKIQIQREDTTFDVYVVGKENAPGVVVLQEWWGVDYEVKNHAIHISQIGDGYRALIPDLYRGKVALEVAEAQHLMEGLDWQGAIKDIQASVKWLKENGSPKVGVTGYCMGGALAIASGVLVPEVDAVVAFYGTPSSELADASKAQAPIQAHFGELDSFVGFADVTAAKSLEEKLKASGVEHEVHIYPGCSHAFMNASPEALKRRKGMGLTDENQGAIDLAWSRFSTWMGRFLGSA; translated from the exons ATGGCCACAGTGCGGCTACTGCTCCGAAGCGCCTCCGCTCTCCTCCCCCGCCGCTCGCCCCTGCACTCGTCCCGCTTCCAGCCCCGAGCCGCCATGGCCTCCGATGCCGCCAGCCAGTTCCACAAGATCCAGATCCAGCGGGAGGACACG ACGTTTGATGTCTATGTTGTTGGCAAAGAAAATGCTCCCGGAGTTGTAGTGTTGCAAGAGTGGTGGGGTGTTGACTATGAGGTCAAGAATCATGCCATCCATATTTCCCAAATCGGCGATGGATACAGAGCACTTATTCCAGA TTTGTACCGTGGGAAGGTTGCTTTGGAGGTAGCTGAGGCGCAACATCTGATGGAAGGACTAGACTGGCAGGGTGCAATCAAGGATATCCAGGCTTCAGTCAAATGGCTCAAGGAAAATGGATCGCCCAAG GTTGGTGTCACTGGTTATTGCATGGGAGGTGCTTTGGCAATTGCAAGTGGAGTTTTGGTCCCAGAGGTTGATGCTGTTGTTGCTTTCTATGGGACGCCATCTTCGGAGCTTGCTGATGCTTCCAAGGCTCAGGCTCCAATCCAGGCCCATTTTGGGGAGCTTGACAGTTTTGTTGGGTTTGCAGATGTTACC GCGGCCAAGTCGTTGGAGGAGAAGCTCAAGGCTTCTGGAGTGGAACATGAAGTCCACATATACCCTGGATGCTCTCATGCCTTCATGAACGCGTCGCCTGAGGCCCTCAAGAGGAGGAAGGGCATGGGTCTGACTGATGAGAATCAGGGGGCCATTGACCTGGCATGGTCTCGCTTCTCTACTTGGATGGGTCGTTTCCTGGGATCTGCATGA